One genomic segment of Virgibacillus doumboii includes these proteins:
- a CDS encoding protein kinase family protein, whose protein sequence is MRSVTELADSVKIVKNRYGISVISHDPALELIGSGRSAAVFKINGTVKALKVFYPGFENIALEEADIYRQLEGIPYFPAFYESGRNYLLIDLIEGITLFDCLSNGVRLTEANIKEIDRAISLAKQQGLTPSDIHLRNIILTTDGNIKLIDVARFRQTKNFRQWDDLRKAFYMFYEKSYFPKRIPVFVLNGIAYLYNKKVHKF, encoded by the coding sequence ATGCGCTCAGTTACTGAATTAGCGGACAGTGTAAAAATAGTGAAAAATAGATACGGTATATCAGTCATCAGTCATGATCCAGCACTGGAACTTATCGGGTCTGGAAGAAGTGCGGCTGTTTTCAAAATTAATGGAACAGTTAAGGCACTTAAAGTTTTTTACCCCGGTTTTGAGAACATTGCTTTGGAAGAGGCTGATATATATAGGCAATTAGAAGGTATCCCATATTTTCCAGCGTTCTATGAATCCGGACGAAATTACTTATTAATTGATTTAATCGAAGGGATTACCTTATTTGACTGTTTGTCCAATGGAGTCCGATTAACGGAAGCCAACATCAAAGAAATCGACAGGGCAATCAGTTTAGCTAAGCAGCAGGGATTGACTCCATCAGATATTCATTTACGAAATATTATACTTACTACAGATGGCAACATTAAGCTTATCGATGTGGCCAGATTCAGGCAAACAAAGAACTTCCGGCAGTGGGACGACCTTCGGAAAGCATTCTACATGTTTTATGAAAAATCATATTTTCCAAAACGAATTCCTGTATTTGTATTGAACGGTATCGCCTATCTGTATAACAAAAAAGTTCATAAATTTTAA
- a CDS encoding NUDIX hydrolase, which produces MSIKWLEWAKQIQALSQAGLAFTKDVYDKERYEELRSISTEIMAEYTGLEMEKVEELFTNETGYQTPKVDVRGAVFREGDILLVREKVDDRWSLPGGFCDIGLSPSENIVKEIKEESGFDVIHKKLVALLDTHKHDHPPLPYHYYKLFIHCEIVGGEATKGVETSDVQFFSEHSLPKLSVGRNTEKQMSMLFDYMRNPDQETIFD; this is translated from the coding sequence ATGAGTATAAAATGGCTGGAATGGGCAAAGCAGATTCAAGCATTGTCGCAGGCAGGTTTAGCTTTTACAAAAGATGTTTATGATAAGGAGCGGTATGAGGAATTGCGCAGCATCAGTACTGAAATCATGGCGGAATATACCGGTTTGGAAATGGAAAAAGTGGAGGAGCTTTTCACAAATGAAACCGGGTATCAGACGCCAAAGGTCGATGTCCGTGGAGCGGTTTTCAGAGAGGGGGATATTTTGCTGGTCAGGGAAAAAGTCGATGACAGATGGTCCCTTCCCGGTGGATTTTGTGATATCGGTTTGTCACCTTCCGAAAATATTGTAAAAGAAATAAAAGAAGAATCCGGATTTGATGTTATACATAAGAAACTTGTCGCGTTATTGGATACACATAAACATGATCATCCGCCATTGCCATATCATTATTATAAACTGTTTATTCATTGTGAAATTGTCGGTGGTGAGGCAACGAAGGGAGTGGAAACGAGTGATGTTCAATTTTTCTCTGAACACTCACTCCCTAAATTGTCAGTTGGCCGCAACACGGAAAAACAGATGAGCATGCTTTTTGACTATATGCGAAATCCGGATCAGGAGACAATATTTGATTAA